A genomic window from Glycine max cultivar Williams 82 chromosome 17, Glycine_max_v4.0, whole genome shotgun sequence includes:
- the LOC100527473 gene encoding uncharacterized protein — MLKTHSQKNLVYKYKLRTGIWEATQSRVCCCLVEQCNTRMAGTLFRLFVILLGLSHLMCLKAVPVTRTENLMQGPQVHLTLENNYKVITERNLHWEEQPITERMELELHDYSPSGPNGRHTPRAP; from the exons ATGCTGAAAACACATTCACAAAAAAATCTTGTGTACAAGTATAAATTGAGAACTGGCATATGGGAAGCAACACAATCTAGAGTTTGTTGTTGTCTAGTTGAGCAGTGCAATACAAGGATGGCAGGCACTCTCTTTCGTTTATTCGTGATTCTTCTAGGGCTTTCTCATCTTATGTGCTTGAAAGCAGTCCCAGTTACAA GAACTGAAAACCTTATGCAAGGTCCCCAAGTTCACCTTACTCTGGAGAACAACTACAAG GTTATCACGGAGAGAAACTTGCACTGGGAGGAACAACCCATTACTGAGAGGATGGAATTGGAACTCCACGACTATTCCCCATCAGGGCCTAATGGTCGTCACACTCCAAGAGCACCATAG